A single region of the bacterium genome encodes:
- a CDS encoding outer membrane lipoprotein-sorting protein, which produces MTNTLARAIRSRRGPEPRCAKGRVRADVGFGLGLLLLLAMPVGAESSRPGADASLAEIERCVTDSLPSSAGVLDFRVEAVDRTGVATASRAEMRWRQDASALMQLVLRVSEPAETAGTALLIVDREADQPEFFVRLPEIEKVRRVRSKRLRGPVLGTDFSYEDLKRLRDPLDRANIEVVGLAAVEDRPAWLLEAVPKPEDRSEYGRVLTYVDQALCMPLRIDLYGHDEKLRKSLHAPIAEIRDVDGAELPHVFVMQDHRRETHTVVRIQDYAGSEDLPAAQFTKRALSDAHPAATAR; this is translated from the coding sequence ATGACGAACACGCTCGCGCGCGCGATCCGATCGCGACGTGGACCGGAACCCCGGTGCGCGAAGGGACGCGTGCGCGCGGACGTCGGGTTCGGACTCGGGCTGCTCCTGCTCCTCGCGATGCCGGTCGGCGCCGAGTCGTCCCGGCCGGGCGCCGACGCGAGTCTGGCCGAGATCGAGCGGTGCGTGACCGACAGCCTGCCGAGCAGCGCCGGCGTCCTCGACTTCCGGGTCGAGGCCGTGGACCGGACGGGCGTCGCGACCGCCTCCCGCGCGGAGATGCGCTGGCGACAGGATGCTTCGGCGCTCATGCAGCTGGTGCTCCGCGTTTCCGAGCCGGCGGAGACCGCCGGGACCGCGCTCCTGATCGTCGACCGGGAAGCGGACCAGCCGGAGTTCTTCGTGCGATTGCCGGAGATCGAGAAGGTCCGTCGCGTGCGTTCGAAGCGTCTCCGCGGTCCGGTGCTCGGGACCGACTTCAGCTACGAGGATCTGAAGCGCCTCCGCGATCCGCTCGACCGCGCGAACATCGAGGTCGTCGGCCTCGCCGCCGTCGAAGACCGACCCGCCTGGCTGCTCGAGGCCGTGCCCAAGCCGGAGGATCGCTCCGAGTACGGGCGCGTGCTCACCTACGTCGACCAGGCGCTCTGCATGCCGCTCCGGATCGACCTCTACGGACACGACGAGAAGCTTCGAAAGAGCCTGCACGCGCCGATCGCCGAGATCCGCGACGTCGACGGCGCCGAGCTCCCCCACGTCTTCGTCATGCAAGACCATCGGCGCGAGACCCACACGGTCGTCCGGATCCAGGACTACGCGGGTTCGGAGGATCTGCCCGCCGCGCAGTTCACGAAGCGGGCGCTCTCCGACGCGCACCCCGCGGCGACCGCGCGCTGA
- a CDS encoding Lrp/AsnC family transcriptional regulator: protein MPARDLDPTDRALVAELQRDARQSNQSIANTLGVSEGTVRARIKRLEDEGVVRITTIQNIESLGDQAAAYLWITCDRGRIDVLGRALRAEPSVGFAASTLGRADLLAIVFRDSPAELVRFVDDVIKRLPGVIDVRTEPILEFVKNDVRWGLVADGRMPPATD from the coding sequence ATGCCGGCACGAGACCTCGACCCGACCGATCGCGCGCTGGTCGCGGAGCTCCAACGCGACGCGCGCCAGAGCAATCAATCGATCGCGAACACCCTGGGCGTCTCCGAGGGAACCGTCCGGGCCCGCATCAAGCGCCTCGAAGACGAGGGCGTCGTCCGTATCACCACGATCCAGAACATCGAGTCCCTGGGCGACCAGGCCGCCGCCTACCTCTGGATCACCTGCGATCGGGGCCGGATCGACGTCCTCGGCCGAGCGCTCCGTGCCGAGCCGAGCGTCGGATTCGCGGCCTCCACCCTCGGACGCGCCGACCTGCTGGCGATCGTGTTCCGGGATTCCCCGGCCGAGCTCGTCCGTTTCGTGGACGACGTGATCAAACGACTGCCCGGCGTGATCGACGTCCGCACCGAACCGATCCTCGAGTTCGTGAAGAACGACGTCCGATGGGGACTCGTCGCCGACGGACGCATGCCGCCGGCGACCGACTAG
- a CDS encoding Lrp/AsnC family transcriptional regulator, with protein sequence MDRTDQRIVELLRRDGRASNRALAEALDLSPRAVSTRIDGMLERRELRISAVADLFEAGNDLVLAVGIAVRGRATLEVAEELARFDEVCAVNVVSGEFDLEVLLLSADHETLRDFVSTRLSSIEGIERLAPALGLELFKFESTWSRF encoded by the coding sequence ATGGACCGAACCGACCAGCGAATCGTCGAGCTCCTGCGCCGCGACGGGCGGGCCTCGAACCGGGCCCTCGCCGAGGCCCTCGACCTCTCCCCGCGCGCCGTTTCGACCCGGATCGACGGCATGCTGGAACGGCGCGAGCTGCGGATCAGCGCCGTGGCCGACCTCTTCGAAGCGGGCAACGACCTGGTGTTGGCCGTCGGCATCGCCGTGCGGGGTCGAGCGACCCTCGAAGTCGCGGAAGAGCTGGCCCGCTTCGACGAGGTCTGCGCCGTCAACGTCGTGAGCGGGGAGTTCGACCTCGAGGTCCTGCTGCTCTCCGCCGATCACGAGACGCTGCGCGATTTCGTCTCGACCCGCTTGTCGTCGATCGAAGGGATCGAGCGCCTCGCCCCCGCCCTCGGTCTCGAGCTGTTCAAGTTCGAGAGCACCTGGTCGAGGTTCTGA
- a CDS encoding efflux RND transporter permease subunit yields the protein MDPLTGQPRLRIDPSLNEMLPADDPARRFYEELLDRFGSDDVVVVALISDALFTRDGLATLERTSEALALAPGVRRVESLATAVRMRPIEDDVEIAGFFDDPIEDDEAARVLRDELIDDPLRAGSFVSIDGRATAILVTFERVPEDEFLARGLDLGVLEIARAEAPEMQVVMAGTPHVKAEVGRLLEGELAVMVPIVFVLMSILSCVFFRSLRLGMIPLAAVATGLLWTVGVMGWVGHDLNIVTTLIPPLVLALGFAYATHVVAGFAADGEAGSRDDRARRALAHVAFPVTFTALTTAAGFLSLISNELGVIRGFGVFAAVSTAATLLAALTLVPLLLSRTRGEAVAGSNPTTDFLDARFAALADLDARHATPILWIGAGLVVLAFFFATRIEVNLPVIENFREDAEIRRAYETVDELFGGANQFFVMLRAEERRAFEDPALLREVAAFQTWLAEQPEIGGSTSVVQYLEVLNAGLGPEAGAVRRIPDSANLVAQLLLFGANEELDVLLDRAHQVITILVRSTATETSEFNRLAARIDARLAELPAGITSHTTGNAILLTRSADRIALGQAKSLAWAGAMIGVLLIFYFRSLRLGLFALLPNLLPVGLYFGLLGATGITLNNSTALMGSIVLGIAVDDTLHLVVEFRRGLEAGLDREAALREALVRVGRAITCTTLAVCVGLLVVGASALQNQAEFGLLGATTLLIAWLVDVTITPALCLRYLDPAGAPD from the coding sequence GTGGATCCCCTCACGGGCCAGCCGCGCCTGCGAATCGACCCCTCGCTCAACGAGATGCTGCCCGCGGACGATCCGGCCCGGCGCTTCTACGAGGAGCTCCTCGATCGCTTCGGAAGCGACGACGTCGTCGTGGTTGCCCTGATCTCGGACGCGCTCTTCACCCGCGACGGCCTCGCGACCCTCGAGCGGACGAGCGAGGCGCTCGCGCTCGCGCCGGGCGTTCGACGCGTCGAGTCGCTGGCCACGGCCGTGCGGATGCGGCCGATCGAGGACGACGTCGAGATCGCGGGCTTCTTCGACGACCCGATCGAAGACGACGAAGCGGCTCGAGTCCTTCGCGACGAGCTGATCGACGACCCGCTCCGGGCCGGCTCCTTCGTTTCCATCGATGGTCGCGCGACCGCGATTCTGGTGACCTTCGAACGCGTGCCCGAGGACGAGTTCCTGGCGCGAGGCCTGGACCTCGGCGTCCTCGAGATCGCGCGCGCCGAGGCGCCGGAAATGCAGGTCGTGATGGCCGGCACGCCCCACGTGAAGGCCGAGGTCGGGCGCCTGCTCGAAGGCGAGCTCGCCGTCATGGTGCCTATCGTCTTCGTCCTGATGAGCATCCTCTCCTGCGTCTTCTTCCGCAGCCTGCGCCTCGGGATGATTCCGCTGGCCGCCGTCGCGACGGGTCTGCTCTGGACCGTCGGCGTGATGGGCTGGGTCGGTCACGACCTGAACATCGTGACGACGCTGATCCCGCCGCTCGTGCTGGCCCTCGGCTTCGCCTACGCGACCCACGTCGTCGCCGGCTTCGCGGCCGACGGCGAGGCGGGATCGAGAGACGATCGCGCTCGTCGCGCGTTGGCTCACGTCGCCTTCCCCGTGACCTTCACCGCGCTCACGACCGCCGCCGGCTTCCTCTCGCTCATAAGCAACGAGCTCGGCGTGATCCGGGGCTTCGGCGTCTTCGCCGCGGTCAGCACCGCCGCCACGCTGCTGGCGGCGCTCACGCTCGTTCCGCTCCTGCTCTCGCGTACCCGGGGCGAAGCCGTCGCCGGCTCGAATCCGACGACGGACTTCCTCGACGCGCGCTTCGCCGCCCTCGCGGATCTCGACGCGCGCCATGCGACCCCGATCCTCTGGATCGGCGCCGGGCTCGTCGTCCTCGCCTTCTTCTTCGCGACACGCATCGAGGTCAACCTGCCGGTGATCGAGAACTTCCGCGAAGACGCGGAGATCCGCCGCGCCTACGAGACCGTCGACGAGCTCTTCGGAGGCGCGAACCAGTTCTTCGTGATGCTGCGGGCCGAGGAGCGTCGCGCCTTCGAGGACCCGGCGCTCCTGCGCGAGGTCGCGGCGTTCCAGACGTGGCTCGCCGAGCAGCCCGAGATCGGGGGCTCCACCTCGGTCGTGCAGTACCTCGAGGTCCTGAATGCGGGGCTCGGCCCGGAGGCCGGCGCGGTCCGCCGGATTCCCGACAGCGCGAACCTCGTGGCGCAACTGCTCCTCTTCGGCGCGAACGAAGAGCTCGACGTCCTGCTCGATCGCGCGCACCAGGTCATCACGATCCTGGTCCGCTCGACGGCCACCGAGACGAGCGAGTTCAATCGGCTGGCCGCGCGAATCGACGCGCGCCTCGCCGAGCTTCCGGCCGGGATCACCAGCCACACGACCGGCAACGCGATCCTGCTCACGCGCTCGGCGGACCGGATCGCCCTCGGTCAGGCGAAGAGCCTGGCGTGGGCCGGCGCCATGATCGGGGTCCTGCTGATCTTCTACTTCCGCTCGCTCCGCCTCGGGCTCTTCGCGCTGCTGCCGAACCTGCTCCCGGTCGGGCTCTACTTCGGGCTGCTGGGCGCGACGGGGATTACGCTCAACAACTCGACGGCCCTCATGGGGTCGATCGTCCTCGGGATCGCCGTCGACGACACGCTCCATCTCGTGGTCGAATTCCGGCGCGGCCTCGAAGCCGGCCTCGACCGGGAAGCGGCGCTCCGCGAAGCCCTCGTTCGGGTGGGCCGCGCCATCACGTGCACGACCCTGGCCGTCTGCGTCGGGCTGCTCGTCGTCGGTGCGAGCGCGCTCCAGAACCAGGCCGAGTTCGGCCTGCTCGGTGCCACGACGCTCCTGATCGCCTGGCTCGTCGACGTGACGATCACGCCGGCGCTGTGCTTGCGATACCTCGATCCGGCGGGCGCTCCCGACTGA